In SAR324 cluster bacterium, a genomic segment contains:
- a CDS encoding RNA-binding protein, with product MNIYVGNLAYSVSDEQLRSAFSRFGQVSKASVIMDRVTNRSKGFAFVEMDDATEGKAAIDALNGNEIDGRAWKVNEAKPREKSRW from the coding sequence GTGAATATTTATGTAGGGAACTTGGCTTACAGTGTTTCTGATGAACAGCTACGATCAGCATTCAGCCGGTTTGGGCAAGTTAGTAAGGCATCAGTCATTATGGACAGAGTAACCAACCGCTCTAAGGGCTTTGCTTTTGTAGAGATGGATGATGCTACTGAGGGAAAGGCAGCGATTGATGCGCTAAATGGAAATGAAATCGATGGTAGAGCTTGGAAAGTGAACGAAGCCAAGCCCCGAGAAAAATCACGATGGTAA